The following proteins are encoded in a genomic region of Oryzias latipes chromosome 17, ASM223467v1:
- the klhl14 gene encoding kelch-like protein 14 codes for MSRSGDRTSTFDPTHSDTLLHGLNLLWRKQLFCDVTLTAQGQQFHCHKAVLASCSQYFRSLFSSHNVINNEGSKGDQGSSGTPSSSPDDKLLTPSARPINNLVLQGCSSIGLRLVLEYLYTANVTLSLDTVEEVLSVSKILNIPQITKLCVQFLNDQISVQNYKQICKIAALHGLDETKKLANKYLVEDVLLLNFEEMCAMLDALPPPVESELALFQMSVLWLEHDRETRMHYAPDLMKRLRFALIPAPELVERVQSVDFMRSDPVCQKLLLDAMNYHLMPFRQHCRQTMASRIRSNKRMLLLVGGLPPGPDRLPSNLVQYYDDDKKTWKILTIMPYNSAHHCVVEVENFLLLMGGEDQWNPNGKHSTNFVSRYDPRFNSWIQLPPMQERRASFFACRLDKHLYVIGGRNETGYLSSVESYNLETNEWNYVSSLPQPLAAHAGAVHNGKIYISGGVHNGEYVSWLYCYDPVMDVWARKQDMNTKRAIHVLAGMNDRLYAIGGNHLKGFSHLDVMLVECYDPKADQWNILQTPILEGRSGPGCAVLDDSIYIVGGYSWSMGAYKSSTICYSPEKGTWTELEGEVAEPLAGPACSTVILPACLPFNK; via the exons ATGTCCAGATCGGGCGATAGAACATCCACCTTTGACCCAACGCACAGTGACACCCTGCTGCACGGGCTCAACCTGCTATGGAGAAAGCAGCTCTTCTGTGATGTGACTCTCACCGCACAGGGACAGCAGTTCCACTGTCACAAAGCGGTATTGGCATCCTGCTCGCAGTACTTCAGATCTCTCTTCTCCTCCCACAATGTCATTAACAATGAAGGAAGTAAGGGGGACCAGGGCAGCAGTGGGACCCCCTCGTCCTCTCCTGATGACAAGCTGCTGACCCCCAGTGCCAGGCCCATCAATAACCTGGTGCTCCAGGGCTGCTCTTCTATTGGATTACGATTAGTGTTGGAGTACCTGTACACTGCCAATGTTACTCTTTCCTTGGACACTGTGGAAGAAGTGCTGTCGGTCAGCAAGATCCTCAACATCCCCCAGATTACTAAACTCTGCGTGCAGTTCCTCAATGACCAGATCTCTGTGCAGAACTACAAACAGATCTGCAAGATTGCTGCGCTGCATGGACTGGACGAGACCAAGAAGCTGGCTAACAAGTACCTGGTGGAGGACGTGCTGCTGCTGAACTTTGAAGAGATGTGCGCCATGCTAGATGCTCTGCCGCCTCCTGTGGAGTCAGAGCTGGCTCTCTTCCAGATGTCAGTGCTCTGGCTGGAGCATGACCGGGAGACCCGCATGCACTATGCTCCAGACCTCATGAAGAGACTGCGTTTCGCCCTCATACCTGCCCCAGAGCTGGTGGAGCGGGTTCAGTCTGTTGATTTTATGAGGAGCGACCCCGTTTGCCAGAAGCTGCTCCTGGATGCCATGAACTACCACCTGATGCCCTTCAGACAGCACTGCAGGCAGACTATGGCCAGCAG AATCCGTTCCAATAAGAGGATGCTGCTACTGGTGGGTGGTTTGCCTCCTGGACCCGATCGTCTCCCAAGCAATTTAGTCCAGTATTATGACGACGACAAAAAGACATGGAAGATCCTCACAA TAATGCCTTACAACAGCGCCCATCACTGTGTGGTGGAGGTGGAGAACTTCCTGCTGCTGATGGGCGGGGAGGACCAGTGGAACCCCAACG GAAAACACAGCACTAATTTTGTCAGCCGCTATGACCCCAGATTCAATAGTTGGATTCAGTTGCCCCCCATGCAGGAAAG GAGAGCCAGCTTCTTCGCCTGCCGCCTGGATAAGCACCTGTACGTGATTGGCGGCCGGAATGAGACAGGCTACCTCTCCAGTGTTGAGTCCTACAACCTGGAGACGAATGAATGGAACTATGTGTCATCTCTGCCGCAGCCTCTGGCTGCCCATGCAGGAGCAGTGCACAATGGGAAGATTTATATATCAG GAGGAGTGCACAATGGCGAGTATGTGTCCTGGCTGTACTGCTATGACCCAGTAATGGATGTGTGGGCTAGAAAACAAGACATGAACACGAAGCGTGCCATTCATGTCCTGGCTGGGATGAACGACCGTCTTTATGCCATCGGTGGAAACCATTTGAAAG GTTTTTCCCATCTGGACGTGATGCTTGTTGAGTGTTACGACCCAAAAGCAGACCAGTGGAACATCCTTCAGACGCCCATCCTGGAAGGTCGCAGCGGTCCGGGCTGCGCTGTTCTGGATGACAGCATTTACATCGTTGGAGGCTACAGCTGGAGCATG gGAGCCTATAAGTCTTCAACCATCTGCTACAGCCCAGAGAAGGGAACGTGGACAGAGTTGGAGGGGGAAGTGGCCGAGCCTTTGGCGGGCCCGGCCTGCTCCACCGTCATCCTGCCCGCCTGCCTCCCTTTTAACAAATGA